A genomic region of Glycine max cultivar Williams 82 chromosome 15, Glycine_max_v4.0, whole genome shotgun sequence contains the following coding sequences:
- the LOC100782871 gene encoding aspartic proteinase nepenthesin-1-like codes for MDTSSDILWIMCNHVGLLFDPSKSSTFSPLCKTPCGFKGCKCDPIPFNISYVDKSSTSGTFGSDTVVFETTDEGHSQIFDVLVRCGHNIGFNTDPGYNGIRGLNNGPNSLATKIGQKFSYCVGNLADPYYNYNQLILCEGADLEGYSTPFEVHHGFYYVTLKGIIVGEKRLDIAPITFEIKGNNTGGVIRDSGTTITYLVDSVHKLLYNEVRNLLSWSFRQVIFENTP; via the coding sequence ATGGACACTAGCAGTGACATCTTGTGGATCATGTGCAACCATGTAGGTCTACTCTTTGACCCCTCAAAGTCTTCCACCTTTTCCCCACTGTGCAAAACACCCTGTGGCTTCAAGGGCTGTAAATGTGACCCTATTCCATTCAACATCTCTTATGTGGACAAGTCCTCCACTTCAGGAACATTTGGCAGCGACACGGTTGTCTTTGAGACAACAGATGAAGGTCACTCTCAGATATTTGATGTACTCGTTAGATGTGGCCACAACATTGGATTCAATACGGATCCCGGGTACAATGGAATACGAGGACTAAACAATGGACCTAACTCTTTGGCAACAAAAATTGGCCAAAAGTTTTCTTACTGCGTAGGCAACCTGGCTGACCCATATTACAATTACAACCAATTGATATTATGTGAAGGGGCAGATCTTGAAGGATATTCCACACCTTTTGAAGTGCATCATGGCTTTTATTATGTCACCCTGAAAGGCATAATTGTAGGGGAAAAAAGGCTTGACATAGCTCCAATAACTTTTGAGATCAAAGGGAACAACACTGGTGGAGTCATCCGTGACTCAGGGACCACTATCACCTACCTAGTTGACAGTGTGCATAAATTACTTTACAATGAAGTTAGAAATCTCCTTAGTTGGTCCTTTAGACaagttatatttgaaaatactcCATAG